Within the Planctomonas sp. JC2975 genome, the region CGGTGGCCTGAGCTTCTGCGGCGGCTTGTGCGGCGGCCGCTTCGGCGTTCTTCTGATCCAGATCGCTCTGGCTCGTCGCGCTGAAGGTGTCTACGGCGAGGGTCGCCTGCTGCGCTCCGGCGTCGACAGCGAAGGTCTGAGCCGCCTGCTGCACCGGGATGGATGCCGTGGTCGGGTTCGTATCCGGGTCCGGCGTGAACGCGGCGGCCGGTGAGGCGGTCGTCCCGACGGAGAAGCCGACGGCGCATGCGACTGCGACGATCGCCACGCCCAGACCGGATCGTTTTCGGATCCGTGATGCGGTGCGGCCTCCGGATGTCGGCACGTGCACCGTGACGGTTCGGCCGACGCGGTCGCCCGGCACTCGGTCGATGAGTGCGACGGCGTTCCGGGGGTTTCGGGAGTTTTCGGTTGTGGGGGTTGCGCGGTGGCGTCCGTGGGGCATTCGTTCGACTCGATTCGGGTTTCGGGTTTCGGACGTACCTCGGACACGTTTCCATAACGAACGCGCGTGAATCTGGACATGCTGTCAGAAAACACGCTAGGAGAGCGCAGGACTTTCAGACTCTCGTTGGCGTGCCGATAGGTCTCGGAGCCCACTTTCGGCGTCGTCGAGACATCGTTTTCCGCCTTCACGTCGGCGGCGCCGAGAACCTCCCGGGCACCCGGAATCCGCGGTGGACCCGTCAGACCTCCGCGAGCCGGGCCGCCTCGGCGAGTACGTCGAGCTGCTCGAGATCCCGCACGTCGAGAACCTGGAGGTAGACGCGCCGGGTGCCGAGTGCACGAAGGCCGTGGAGACGCTCGGCGACATCCGCTGCTGTCCCGAAGAGACCGTTCACGCGCTCGGCGACGGGATCCTGTCCTTGGGAGCGCGCCAGCGCATCCGCCTTCTCCGTCGTCGTGCCGACGGTGGCAGTGAGGGCGACCGAGAGGCGCAGGGTCTCCGGATCACGCCCGGACGCCTGCACCGCGTCAACGGCGCGGCCGTAACGCTCCGCGACGACGTCATTCGGCACGAATCCCGTGTTGAACTCGCGCGCGTACTGCGCGGCGAGTGCCGGCGTGCGGGTTGGCCCACCTCCGCCGATGATGATCGGGATGCTCTGACCCACCGGTCGCTCCGCCGCCGGCCGCTGACCGCCCGGTGTGCGATCGAGTCGGTAGTGCTCGCCCTCGAAGGAGAAGGTCTCGTCGGCCGGCGTGCTCCAGAGGCCGGTCACGATCGCGAGGGACTCTTCGAGCAACCCGAACCGCTTGGGCGGGAATGGGATGCCGTAGGCGTCGTGCTCCGGAGCGTTCCAGCCCGCGCCGAGGCCGAGCTCGACGCGTCCACCCGACATGGCATCCACGTTGGCGACCTGCATGGCGAGCACAGCGGGGTGCCGGAACGTGACCGGCGTCACCAAGGTGCCGAGGCGTACGCGCTCTGTGGCCATCGCGAGGCCGGCGAGGGTGGTCCAGGCATCCGACAGGGCTGGATCACCCGTGAAGGACCGGTCGGGCTGCGTGTAGTGATCGGACCGGAAGAAGCCGTCGAAGCCGAGCCGCTCGGTGGCCCGAGTGGCGGCCAGCAGGTGATCCCAGGTCATGCCGAACTGGGGCTCGACGAAGATGCAGTACTCCACGGCGACCATCCTGTCGGATCGGTCGAAGGCTCGCCGGACCTCGGAGAAGCTGACGATCCTTCGACCTGGGCGTCCCCGCAGAATGCGCGGGCCCCGGGTTGCGGATGCCATGCGGGTGCGGAATCGTGGCCGATTCCTGTCGGCAACCGGAAGGAGAGCTCATGCTCACCCTCACCGAAAACGCAAGCACCATCGTGAAGACGCTGACCGCGCAAGCCGTCGACTCGCCCGAAGCCGGACTGCGCATCAGCGGTTCCGAGACGGGCGACACGTCGTTCGCCGTGACAGTGACACCCGCTCCGGATGCTCACGACCAAGTCATCACAGACGGGGACGCCCGGGTCTTCGTCGAGGAGACCGCGTCCCAGGCGCTCAACGACAAGGTCCTGGACGCCGAGCTCGACGAGCAGGGCGCGGTGCACTTCCAGCTGGGCCTGCAGCCGCAGTAGGGGTGCGGCATCCTCAGCCCGGGTTCAGTCACCCGTCACCCTGCGGATGCACACGGATGAAGAGGGCCCCCGCCACGGCGGGGGTCCTCTGCGTGTCGTCGACCCGCCGACTCAGACGGATTCCAGCGTTCCGACCTTCGGAACGGCCGACGCACTGCGGACGCGCCGCCTGATCGCAACGAGATCGAAGACGTGCAGGGCGATGGCCAGTGGAACGGCCGTGGTCGGGATCAACACCAGCGGCAGCTGCGTCAGCTCGGCACTCGACGGCACGACGGGGATCACCTGAGTCGCCGCACTGAGCCCGGTGAGCGCACCCAAGGCGAGCGCGACGACGAGGTCGAGGAGGCCGAAGACGTTGAACCAGACAGCTCTTCGGTAGCGGCCGCGCTCGACCGCCCGCATCACGAAGGGCGCGGCGATGCCTACCGCGATGTCACCCAACCCGGCCGGCAGGGCGAACAGCCACGGCAGTCGGCCGATGAGCATCGCGAGCACGAAGATGATCCCGGCTACCCGCAGCACCTGCGGAGCGATGAGAGCGGATGCCGCATCCGGCGCACGCAGAGCGCTTGCCACTGCAGAAACGCGGGACCAGAGCAGCACGACGAGCAGCCAGACCGTCACCGCTGCCGGCATGAGCAGCGTCATCCGCGAGAGCACCCCCGAAGCGGATGCCCACCAGAGCACAGACATCCAGGCCAAGGCGACGAGTGCCGAGACCACGACGGTGGTCGTCGCCGACCGGCGACTCGTGCCGGCCGCCCGCGCGCGCCGATAGACGATCCGGAGGGTGACCGCGGGGATCCCGAGCACGGGCACCGCCACGAGCACGAAGAAGAACCAGGGCATCGTGGTCACGATCCGCCCCGTTCTCGAACTGGAATGACGTTATCGAACATAGTGTTCGATAATTGTTCGAGGCGTTCGGCGCCGCCAGAGGCAAAACGACCCAATCGTCGGCTTGTGAACAGAAGCGGCGAATCCGTTCGGAATCCGCGCCGACGAAGGAGCTCGTCATGTCGACCACGTTCGAGGATCGTCGGGTGCGTCGGTCGAAGACCCTGATCATCGGAGCCTTCGCCGACCTCGTGCTCGAGAAGGACTACGCCCGCGTGACGGTGCAGGACATCATCGATCGGGCCGACGTCGGCCGCTCGACCTTCTACGCGCACTTCCGCGACAAGGAGGCCGTGCTGCGCGCCTGCTTCGACGAGGTGGAAGCGGAGCTGGCGACCATCGGAGGCACCCCGGCGGACGGCACGGCGGATGCCGAGCCCCATGACCCGTCCGCCGCCCCGCGTGCCGTCGGCGAAGGAGCGAGCAGCGCGGCCCGAGTGCTGATGGATCACGCGTGGGAGCACCGGCAGGTCTATCGGGCGATCTGCGCGAGCTCGGCCAGCGGCATCGTGCAGCGCCATCTGCGACGCCTGCTGCTCCCCGGCCTCCGCGGGCTTCCGGGGCCCGCAGCGCGCACGACGGATGCCGCGATCACCCGCGAGTTCTACGTGAGCGCCCTGATCGGCGTGCTCATCTGGTGGGTGACGACCGATTTCCACGCGCTCCCGAGCGAGGTCGCGGACGACTTCCAACGGCTCGCAGCAGGCGGGATTCCAGGGATGGGCGGGTCGGCCGCGTAGGGCGCGGGCATCAGATCCGACCGTCCGGATCGAGCAGAGCAGCGACCGCATGCGGGTCCTCGCGCATCGCGTTGTGCCCTGTCGGAAGATCGTGCACGTGCCAGGCGGGGTCGGTCAGGAGCCGGGCGCGCAGTCCGGCGAAGGGCGTCCCCTCTTCCCACCCCGAGCAGTAGATGAAGTCGCGTCGCGGAACGCGATCCACGTCCCCGCCGAGGCGGATCGTCTGCAGGAGCGACGCGAGAGGGTGCGGGCGGCGGCGAGGATCACCGCCGTTCGGCTGGCGGAACGGCGGGCGAACCGCGTAGCCGGTGTCCGCCGCACCCGCCGCGAACGCATGCCGGTAGGCATCCGTCGTCAAGGTCCAGCACGAGTCGCCGTCACGCGGTACGTAGGCGTCGAGGTGCACCAGTCGCGAGACGCGGCCGGCTGCACGGTCCGCCGCGGCCGCAATGACCATACCGCCGTAGCTGTGGCCGACGAGGGTCGCGTCGGCGATGCGTTCGCGGTCGAGAAGCCGCAGCACGTCGTTCGCGTGCGTCTCGAGGTTCGTGCTCGCGAGTTCGGCTGCATCGTCGTCGGGCCGCAGCCCTGTCAAGGTCAGGGCATGAACGGTGTGTCCAGCACCTTCGAGAAGAGGGATGACCCCCTCGAATGCCCAGGAACCGTGCCACGCGCCCGGCACGAGAACGAATGTCGCCATCAGGTGTCTCCTTCGCAGATCGGGATGCCCTACCCCTCGATCCCAGCGCTTCCACCAATGTCGTGCTACCGCTAGATTGCCTCTTGATGCCTCTTTCCAGCCAAGGTCAATCCGGCGCCGTGAAGTCGCAGGTGTGGCCCTCCGGTGGACGGCATCTGTGGCGCTCGGGCGGCGTCAGCTCCGTGCAGACGCACGACCACGGACATCTCGTCTATGCCGCGACCGGCGTTCTCACCGTTCACACGAGCGAAGGCACCTCTGTCGTACCGGCCAACAGGATCGCCTGGACACCCGCGGGCCGCGCGCACCAGCACCGCGCGCACGGCTACACGGACATGCGGATCGTCTTCGTTCCGCTGTCGTTGGCCGCACGCATCCTTCGGCGCCCCGCCGTCTTCTTGGCCACAGACCTCGCTCGCGAGGTCGTTCTGGCACTCACGGGACCGAACGGCGACGACCCGCCCGCCTACAGCGCCTCGGCACAAGCCCGACTTCGCCGCGTTCTCGTCGACGAGCTCCGAGAAGCTCAGGAGCAGCCCCTGTATCTGCCGGTGCCCCGCGACGATCGGTTGCAGGCACTCGCTCGGATACTGGACGAGCGACCGGGCGACAACGCGTCCATGGCCGAGCTCGGCGCCGAGGTCGGCGCCAGCTCACGCACCCTCAGCCGTCTGCTGAGCAACGAACTCGGCATGACCTTCTACCAGTGGCGCACCCAGCTGCGCATCTACCATGCGCTCGTTCTCCTCTCCGAGGGCAACGACGTCACCCAGACTGCCCACGACTGCGGATGGTCCAACCCGAGCGCCTTCATCACAGCATTCGCGGACGTGATGGGGACGACGCCGGGGCAGTATCTGGGCAGCCGACCGCGATAGCGATCCGGTCCGTACCGGCCAGCGCCCGGAGAAACGAAAACGGCCCGCTTTCGCGAGCCGTTCTCTTACTGTCTCAACCAGTGTGCGCCATGAGGGATTCGAACCCCCAACCTTCTGATCCGTAGTCAGATGCTCTATCCGTTGAGCTAATGGCGCCTGGGGTGTTGTTCCGGAGCCTGGGGCTCGCTGATCAACCTGACGACTATATCAGGCCGGGACACGCTCCCCGAAATCGGGCAGGTTGGGCACTGGCTGGCTGTTTCGACGGACTCACCCAGTGGGGCCGGCGCGGCTCGATCAGTGGGGCGGATTCGGCTCAACCAGCCGCAGAGGCGAGGGCGACCCGGATGCGAGAGGCCACGGCATCCGCTTCATCGGGGGACGCGTAGGCGTGCCGCGGGCCGAGCCAGAAGCGCAGGCCGTCGCCGCGGGAGCGCGGGATGACGTGCAGGTGCAGGTGCGGCACGGACTGCGAGACGACGTTGTTCACGATGAGGAGGGAGCCGTCGGCGTCCATCGCGGATTCGACGGCGCGCTCCAGTGCCTGGGACGTGCGCACCCAGGCATCCGCGAGGTCGATCGGCAACTCGTCGTACGTCTGCACGTGCCGTGTCGGCACCATCAGCACGTGCCCGGCGAACACCGGGTGAGCGTCGAGGAAGGCCACGAAGTCGTCGCTGCGGAACACTTCGTTGGCGGAGGCGTCTCCCGCGACGATCGCGCAGAACGCGCACGTCTTCGTGGACCCGCGTTCCGTAAAGGCGGCTCGTGACTCCGCCATGAGCTACGCGAGCACCTCGTCGAAGAAGTCGAGCTGCGCGCGCCAGCTGCGAGCATCCGCAACGGGACGGAAACGGTCGCCCGGCACCGTGAAGGCGTGCGGTGCCCCGCTGTACGTGTTCACCTGCCAGTCGATGCTCGGAACCGAGCGCAGCTCGTCTTGGAACGCTGACACGTCGGAATCCGGCGCCGACGGGTCGGCGCCACCGTTCAGGATGAGCACCTTGCCGCGGATGGCGGCCGCATCGCTCGGATCATGCGTGAGCAGCCTGCCGTGGAACGAGACGACGCCCCGGATGTCCGCCCCGGTTCGCGCGAACTCGAGGGCCGCTGTGCCGCCGAAGCAGTATCCGATGACGACGATGCGCGAGTCATCCACCTGCGGGAGCTCAGCGAGCGTTTCGTACGCTGCCTGCACACGGGCGCGCATGAGGCCGAGGTCTCGGTAGAAGGCGCCCACGACGGAGGGCGCCTCGTCCGATGTCGGTCGCACGCCGGCGCCGTACACGTCGGCGACGAAGGCGACGTATCCGAGGCGCGCCAGCATCTGGGCGCGCAGCTCGGCATTGGGTCCGACGCCGAGCCAGTCGGGCACGATGAGGATGCCGGGCAGCGGCTCGTCGGCGGCCGCGTCGTGTGCGACGTATCCCTCGAGCTCCGTGCCGTCGTGGCCGTACGTGATGGGGGACGCCTCGAGACGTGCGCCATCCGGAATCGGGATCCGGGCGAGCAGTTCCTCATGGGTGGCTGGCAGGTCGGTCATCGGCGACTCCTCCGGTCTGGTTCGGGCTCGACGCTCACGTTACGCCGGGCGCGCGGGCGCGGTCCGTGCTTGGACAAAAGGGATGCGCATCGAGCCGCGCTCTGTCGCATCGCGTCGACAGCACCGTGCCGTTCCGTGCCGGGCCTGTGCCGCTGTGCAAGCCGGGGTGCGGCATCCGTCCTACCCTGAACGCATGGCCGAGGAATACGCGCACGAACCGGATGCCCATCGCTACACCCTCCGGGCCGACGGCCAGATCGCCAGCGTCGTCGAGTACAGCGTGCTCGGCGACGCCATGTCGATGACCCGCACCTTCACGAATCCGAATCAGCGGGGCAAGGGTCTCGCGGCCAAGATCGTCGA harbors:
- a CDS encoding TIGR03560 family F420-dependent LLM class oxidoreductase, which gives rise to MVAVEYCIFVEPQFGMTWDHLLAATRATERLGFDGFFRSDHYTQPDRSFTGDPALSDAWTTLAGLAMATERVRLGTLVTPVTFRHPAVLAMQVANVDAMSGGRVELGLGAGWNAPEHDAYGIPFPPKRFGLLEESLAIVTGLWSTPADETFSFEGEHYRLDRTPGGQRPAAERPVGQSIPIIIGGGGPTRTPALAAQYAREFNTGFVPNDVVAERYGRAVDAVQASGRDPETLRLSVALTATVGTTTEKADALARSQGQDPVAERVNGLFGTAADVAERLHGLRALGTRRVYLQVLDVRDLEQLDVLAEAARLAEV
- a CDS encoding Fe-S cluster assembly protein HesB, whose product is MLTLTENASTIVKTLTAQAVDSPEAGLRISGSETGDTSFAVTVTPAPDAHDQVITDGDARVFVEETASQALNDKVLDAELDEQGAVHFQLGLQPQ
- a CDS encoding TetR/AcrR family transcriptional regulator, with translation MSTTFEDRRVRRSKTLIIGAFADLVLEKDYARVTVQDIIDRADVGRSTFYAHFRDKEAVLRACFDEVEAELATIGGTPADGTADAEPHDPSAAPRAVGEGASSAARVLMDHAWEHRQVYRAICASSASGIVQRHLRRLLLPGLRGLPGPAARTTDAAITREFYVSALIGVLIWWVTTDFHALPSEVADDFQRLAAGGIPGMGGSAA
- a CDS encoding alpha/beta hydrolase; its protein translation is MATFVLVPGAWHGSWAFEGVIPLLEGAGHTVHALTLTGLRPDDDAAELASTNLETHANDVLRLLDRERIADATLVGHSYGGMVIAAAADRAAGRVSRLVHLDAYVPRDGDSCWTLTTDAYRHAFAAGAADTGYAVRPPFRQPNGGDPRRRPHPLASLLQTIRLGGDVDRVPRRDFIYCSGWEEGTPFAGLRARLLTDPAWHVHDLPTGHNAMREDPHAVAALLDPDGRI
- a CDS encoding AraC family transcriptional regulator, with amino-acid sequence MPLSSQGQSGAVKSQVWPSGGRHLWRSGGVSSVQTHDHGHLVYAATGVLTVHTSEGTSVVPANRIAWTPAGRAHQHRAHGYTDMRIVFVPLSLAARILRRPAVFLATDLAREVVLALTGPNGDDPPAYSASAQARLRRVLVDELREAQEQPLYLPVPRDDRLQALARILDERPGDNASMAELGAEVGASSRTLSRLLSNELGMTFYQWRTQLRIYHALVLLSEGNDVTQTAHDCGWSNPSAFITAFADVMGTTPGQYLGSRPR
- a CDS encoding HIT family protein translates to MAESRAAFTERGSTKTCAFCAIVAGDASANEVFRSDDFVAFLDAHPVFAGHVLMVPTRHVQTYDELPIDLADAWVRTSQALERAVESAMDADGSLLIVNNVVSQSVPHLHLHVIPRSRGDGLRFWLGPRHAYASPDEADAVASRIRVALASAAG
- a CDS encoding dienelactone hydrolase family protein encodes the protein MTDLPATHEELLARIPIPDGARLEASPITYGHDGTELEGYVAHDAAADEPLPGILIVPDWLGVGPNAELRAQMLARLGYVAFVADVYGAGVRPTSDEAPSVVGAFYRDLGLMRARVQAAYETLAELPQVDDSRIVVIGYCFGGTAALEFARTGADIRGVVSFHGRLLTHDPSDAAAIRGKVLILNGGADPSAPDSDVSAFQDELRSVPSIDWQVNTYSGAPHAFTVPGDRFRPVADARSWRAQLDFFDEVLA
- a CDS encoding GNAT family N-acetyltransferase gives rise to the protein MRIEPRSVASRRQHRAVPCRACAAVQAGVRHPSYPERMAEEYAHEPDAHRYTLRADGQIASVVEYSVLGDAMSMTRTFTNPNQRGKGLAAKIVEFAVDDVEKNTDLHVVPMCWYVAKWFDEHPERADLLKARTA